agccctggtctgggaagatcccacatgccgcggagcgactaggcccgtgagccacagttgctgagcctgtgctccgcaacaagagaggccgcgatagtgagaggcctgcgcaccgcgatgaagagtggtccccacttgccgcaactagagaaagccctcgcacagaaacgaagacccaacacagccataaataaataaataaataaaatttaaaaaaaaaaagatgcagctCAATTAATAGGGACTCACTGAGTACAAAAACCCACAGCAACATGCTGAACATAAACATCTCGCCATTCTACTACAGCAGTACAGTCAAGCAGTTAGCAAAGAGCAGAAgcctatgaagattaaatgagataatgcaagtGAAATTCTGAGTCCAGTCATACTCAGCAGAAATTAGCTAGTATTATCTCCTTGTTCCTCCATCTTCCTGACTGCCCCAACCCAAAATTAGCAAAGGAGACAGAGGCCCCAACACTAAAAACACCTCTCCTGGCCTACTGCAAGCCATCATCAACCTATCACACATGAATGGTCTCTCAGCTTCCACTCTCTTCAATACATTCTCATTCATTCAACTGTCATTTATTGCATGCATAGTATAAATCAGCCACTGACTTTACATAAAAGGTATGGCTTCTAATTTAAGGATTTCTTGAATAAGCTTTTTGAGCATAGATCTGACCATGCAATTCTTTGTTTACCAACCTCCAGAGGCTCCCCATATCCCAGAATAGAGATCCCCAACTCAAGACTGATCAGAATGACCTTAGTGATGCCTGGACATGGACACTTTGAATAAACCACATAGTTGAGTCTGATGTTTCCTCCTGATTGAAAACAGTAAATAAACTTTCAAATTTCTTGTTATGACATGCAATACCCTCTACAGTATGACTCCAATCTTCCCAGCCTCCCAAAATCCACACAATTTGGCCTCTGCCTGAATTTCAccttcatgggacttccctggcagtccagtgggcaagattccgcgcttccactgcagggggagagGGTTCGCTCCCAGGTGGgagaactaagaccccgcatgctgcacagtgcagccaaaatatagATTCCACCTACACTGCTTGGAAAGTGCTTCCAGTGCCTTCACATAGCATTTGCACATAGTAGCCTCCTTCACCTTCCTCAGagatcttccctgaccatcccACCTAACTCCACACATAACCCCAGTCACTAGCCCCTTAcctattttactttcttcctagCTTCACAACACGAACCACTATCTGAAAGTGTATTACTTATGTGTACCTATTTATTCTCTATCTTCTCCACTAGAATTTAAACCCTGTAAGGGCAACATCTGTCTTATTTGCCACCATATCCTAAGTGCTTAGCATAGCGTGTAGCATGTGGCAGGTGCTCAAATACCAAGTAAATCATCACTCTTCCTATAGGTCTATAATCACAGCACTTAACATGCTATTTGTATAATCCCTTCTAGTCAAGGTCCTACTGGTTATTAAGAAActgattcaggggcttccctggcggcactgtggttaagaatccacctgccaacgcaggggacacaggttcgagccctggtccgggaagatcccacatgccgcggagcaaccaagcccatgtgccgcaactactgagcccgtgtgccacaactactgaagcccacgtgcctagagcccgtgctccgcaacaagagaaacatcgcaatgagaagcccgcacaccacaacgaagagtagcccccgttcacctcaactagagaaagccagcgagcagcaatgaagacccaactcagccaaaaataaaatttttttaaaaagtgactcaaAGTACTTCCAACAAAGATGTGATGGTAGAAGCCTGTGGaatttccttgtttctattttctaaggttttttttttttttttaaagtcttaagcGGAGAGTGAGGATgagaaagatgttaaaatgttaaGAGTTTTCAAGGGGACCAAAAGTGTAAATGGGATAGAGAAACACAGTAGGATTGTCAGATGGTACTCAGGTCTACTTGAGATCATGACTTTAAACACAGAAACTCTTCCAGCAAGTTCAGCTGCGTAAGTGCAGAGAAGGCGGCATACTGAACTTAACCAAAAATGGAGTTCAGCCAGGCAAGTATAATGAAGCAAGAGTTGGGGCAAAGCAATTTACTATGTAGTCAACAGTAACTCTAACACTGGACCACAGAATCTAAGCTGCATAATGAAGGACATGAGGTGAGAGGATCAGTGAATTATGTCACATAGTTCTGTAACCACTCACTCTGTTTAATAGTCTACATATCTGGCTCCTCTTCTGGACTGAGGTCCTCCAAAGTGGGATCAGTGTCTTACCTTTTCATTCTTCGTACCTCACCACATGAATTTGTTATCTGGATGGATAATGTTTTACCCATGGTTTAAAGGGAAATTTCCCACCCCAAAATCCGATATATAAACCTCCTCCTTTCTCACTGTTCTTTAAAGTGTTCAAGTAAAATGTTTCGGTGCTTCATCAAAACCCTatggtaggacttccctggtggcgcagtggttaagaatccaactgccaatgcagaggacacgggttcgagccctggtccgagaagatcccacatgccacggagcaactaagcctgtgtgccacaactactgagcctgcgctctagagcccacgagccacaactactgagcctgcccgccacaattactgaagcccacgcgcctagaacccgttctgcaacgagaagccactgcaatgagaagcccccgcaccacaatgaagagtagcccccgctcgccgcaactagagaaagcccatgcgcagcaacgaagacccaacacagccgtaaataaataaataaataaataaataaataaataaataaccctatggtataggacttccctggtggcacagtggttaagaatccgcctgccaatgcaggggacatgggtttgagccctggtccaggaagattccatgtgccgcggagcaactaagcccgtgtgccacaactactgagcccgcacacctagagctcgtgctctgcaacaagagaagccactgcagtgagaagcccacgcaccacaagagtagcccctgctcgacacaactagggaaagcccgcgtgcagcaacgaagacccaacgcatccaaaaataaaataatctaaaaaaacacaaaaaaccctatAGTATAAACAAATCCTTTGAAAAGAGACAAGATGCTGAATTCCTGCAGTGTTGTGTCCAAGAACTGAACCAGAAAATGAACCAGATGTATCCCAACTACTGTTATGTCTGCCCTTACTGAACACCTGGGAAGCATGAAATCTTCGAACTTCCCAACCTCTAATTATTTCACCTCCGAAGTAATTATTAGCAGGATCCAAAACAGGCCTTGAGAATACCAAGTTTTCTAAGGAGACATAAATGAAACTCAACCTGAGGGTGGAGAACAAATGCACAGACAAAGAGcatgtaaaatatgttttattgttctttaaaaGGGCTCAGGGTTTGGTTTTAAATCAGGCTGCACACCTTTCATCAGTCTGACATCTCTCTCACCATGTCAAACTGGCTTCAGCTAGCAATACTTCattaaatccaaaagaaaaaaaaacgtttaattttgaagaaaatccAGTTCTGAGAACAATTAACATTAGtctgtaatttaaaacaaaatgagggCTAATGTTTCATGTTGCTTTATATACCCTTCTCCTCATACAGAACCAGGAATGTAATTTTCCTAACTCAGGCAGGCACTGTTACTGGTGGATACTGCTcgctcactcacacacacacacacacactctcacacgctcactctccctttctctctctctccccctccctccttccctccctccaaacAAAAATCAGAGCATGTCAAAGGAAAAAGGTTTGTTCTGGTATTGATCAAAACCCTTGGAGTCAACAGTCTATCTGAGCTTAGAGGGTATGCTGTTTTGATCTTGAGCCTATGTTAAAGGAATCTACTGTCAGGTTCTGAAATAAAGAATTTTGGATAGTACCatcatttttcactttaaaatcctagaaacaatttcaaaaagcattatattgttttgttttctgggatgggggagaagagaatctacagattttcatttatttaaaaatcaaaacaactcGGCATAGGAAATAGGCAGTTCACATAGCCAGCCAACATCTGAGGTATCATCAGTGTGAAACAAGGTCCCAGTCCATTCCTACTGGCCTAGCTGATCCTAACAAAATGGGAAGTTTATGGCTCTGCACAGCAAATTCCAACAGGACAAGATGACCGTAAGACTTTATTCAAATCCTTAGAAGCAGAGCACTATTAATTATGTAATATTCAGATGGAGAGTGCAAGAGCCCCTGATGGTATCCTCCAACTTGCTTTGTCAATGCAGCCTGGTCACAACTGCAAAGGAACAGCAAAACAGCTTTTCTAGATCAGTACATTGAACCCAGCAAAGAATCTGCAGAAATGATACTACACCACTGCACTAGCCACACAGTCCCTTTGCTACACAATGAGCTGCTCTATGTCTCTCTTCTACCCTATTATGGCCTGTGGACACATACTCACTAGGCATTGTTGGTTTTGaaccagcaaaaaaaaatttattttaatctcaCAAAGAACCTAGTAAGAAAAGAACAAGGCAATCAGTGGTTAAACTGAACTGTACATATAGGGGGCAGTTTGGGAAATACCCATTACAGGCATTTCTCAAGTCTAAAATATTGTGTCTTTGCTGCTACTCCTTTGACTGTTCCTGAAAATTCAGAGTACAAATAAGtcctaaaataaaaactttacacTAACAGCATTCTCTGACATCATTAGACAGAAAATCAGAGTAATGCTACAGCCCACAATTCTACAAGGTGTAGAAAGTGTGCTAATGCTCTGCCTGGACATATCTTTAGTGACGGCCTGGAGTACTCCCCTTCCGAAAACAACAAATCTCTGGGACATCCACTTAGCTTCATTGGTTGGAAAAGAGATGAATTCGACTCTCAGCTAAGTTCTTTGAGAGACTCCTCTTAAAATGCCATTTCCCCACAAatttatcaaaacaaaaaaggCTCCTGGCTACTTTGCCTAATGTTGAATAGGGTtttcaagaaaagaaactaaCATGAATACCCCATCATCAGTAAAGACTAAAAAACACCTGGATCATATACTATATACgccactgcctttttttttttttttttttcctttttttttggtgtttttttgttttgtttttttcctaaaagtgcCCAGGTGGGCTTAAGGCTGCCAGACTGCACGCACATCTACAGCAACGTGGGCTTCTCCTATTTCATCTACAACTTGTATCCGGGGAAAAAAGAGGGATAGAAGAAAGTGAGAAGAAGGGAAATATATACTGtgccttcccccccgcccccaagaaagaaagaaatccacaaAAGGGAGATCTATGTGCCAAGCATAATGGAAGAGTGTGCTCCCCAAACAGATGGTTCTGCAGAGGCTAATGTTCTGCTGGTTTTCCTTAGAGACCTATTTTGAGAAAGTTAAAAAAGACAGgagattttgaaataattcaatCCTGGCAGAAATTCAAACTCCAACACTAGGAGCAAAATCATCCTTCACTaaattaatcctttttttttctttctctttttcttttcttaaacattttattcacGTTATAGagggatttcttttttgtttgtttttttccaatcATTAGGAGAGTGGTTGAGGAGTACTGAATCCATCACTACTTTGATGACACAGTTAAGATTCCAGATTCACATTTCCAGGTACCAAGAGTTCCCTCTAAATGCCACGATCAAGTCAGCCTTCGTATACATTCCTTTCTACTGAACGCAGCAATGCCCATTGGTATCTCTGAAGCGTAATCGCATCTTAGGTCGGTATTTCTCCAGGTAAAGCAGCTGTTTGGAATTGAATGCTCcccttctttttctgaaaatacaaGAATGGCACACTTTATCATGTAAAAAAAGAGCTGCCTGATTCACTGAAATGTGTATTTATGGCCTATGGCCTTTCTAACTCTACACAGCTGAAAACCAGCATATTTCCCATACAACATCACTTCTTAAGCGAAAGGGCTGAACTGAAACATGAACTTTCTGTGTGCCTtcctaaaagaagaaatagacaaattttcTTTGCTAACTCTCATTAGAGTCTATTAATCGTTTAATAAAGATCAGAATGGTTAATCCAGAGACATCTGACTATACTCTTCCCAATTAATATATTCTTCATATTAGAAATGGCAGCAAGTATTTAGGATAAATGAGGAAGTATTTATATGAAGCAGCAGACACAGATGGCATTCCTTGAAATATGTTATCTTCCTAGAGCTGCTACCATACATTTCATGCCCTTTGTCACAAAcagtcattttttatttctttctctcttttttttttttaagaaaaggttaGAAAGGGAAAGGGCAAGACAATAATTGCCAAAGAATTCTGGACAAAAAAATAGCATGGCCTGTTATTCCAGACTACTGTCAAGATTCTGTCTGGGCACTATCATCCTGATTCTGTGACTGAACAGGTCACTTAAGAATCCTAGGTGATTAActactccttttcttcctttcctctttgtcaCAGAGAGTTACATTTGGAAGGCATTTTGGACAGCCATTAAAAGAGGCACCAGATCACTGAGACTCAGCTACCTAGCTATTCATTTTAAAGCTTCCTAGGTGTTCAAGTCATATCTGGACATATTCTACAATGTCCAAATTTGCCACCTAAATTAGAATATCTTTAAATCTGGGAGCCAGTAGTGTTATTGTGAGTCTCTTTAGCACTTGCTATTTTTGGtatcttcaaataatattttaagccaAAGACAGCAAATTACCCTGTACTATGAATGGgtactttttataatttctttctcttgtatGATTTTgctttgtgtggtttttttaaattatttatttatttatttatttggctgtgccgggtcttagttgtggcacgcaggatctttgctgaggcatgcaggatctttagttgaggcataagaactcttagttatggcatgtgggatctagttccctcaccagggatcaaaccagggccccctgcattgggagctcagagtcttagccactggaccaccagggaagtcctgctttaTGTGTTTCTGAACATAAAACTTCATACTCACTGTCTTATAAACTGAACTGCATCTTCGTACTTCATTCCACATTCAATCAAAGCAAGTGCGACCAGCACAGGTGCCCTGCAGAGATAAACTCATTTGTAAATAACCACAGGTCTTTGGAATTAACGGATTTTTTAAAACCCAGGATTACGTATTACCAAAACTACATAAAGCTTGAGCTTTCACTGTTCCTGTATACTAAAATATCTGATATTTTTCTACATAGTAAAAATATCTAAATCATTATAGCTTCCatggtattttctatttttagtaaaGTACAAAATTCTAAACCTTTATTAAGAGATCTTTACTCTTTAAAACATCATCACATTATATCTCAAATTTTCACATCATTTTATGTCACCAAAAATCCACTGATCTTTAACCATTATCATAGTAAATGACCAAATGGATTATCTTGAGTGTCTCAGAATTTTCGTTACAAATCAATTTTAATATCATCGCTTCATCAAATACTAAAGAGGTGCTAGACTTCCTCAACAAAATCCTTTCCATGAGCTAGAAGAGTGGCAGAGAATTCGTAATTAGGAAttgctttctatatatatatattaatataacaaAGGAAATGATGTTTTTAATAAGCCCATTATAAGGCACTAACTTTGGACTGACTACCTAACTAGGATAGCTATTAGTTTAAAAAACTGCCCCAAATCAGGATAAGGACTAGAGACGTCTGACCCTGAAGAAGAACTGTACAACACTAAActgcaaaaaaggaaaatagcaaaCAAAAGGGTTGAGCAGAAGTAACAGCCTGAGTCACCACCACCTTGAGGCAACAGCAGCTTGCATTAATGTTTGGAGTCAAAGTGCACATTATAAATTGACATTTAATCTACTGTTGATGAGTGTTGCAACACCATTCCATGCAGTGCTcaaggaaaaagattttaaaatcaaagtcAGCTTTCATTCTCCATACATTTCCTTTCAAAAATTTAAGGTTCAACCATCTGCTCTTCATCTATTAACTTCCATTCATCTCAATCTAAAATTAACCATGTACACATTCTTCAAATCTAAAGTTATTTTAACTTTGTTGCCCATTTCAAACACCTAAACCTTTGATtattagaaatggagaaaaagaaaacatattgaaTTAAGACTGTATTTTTGGCTCAAAGATAAGATAATGACATTAAACCAGTTTCAAAACAACTTATGAACCACCACCCACTAAACCCAGACTCAGACAAACAATGAAacataaaaagttattttgagAAATCATTACACCAGCTTTTgctctcatttcctttcctttcaggcAACTTAATATTCAGCGTAATAAATGCAGTTTCTATCAAAGTGAAATTTTTGATAATGAATTCACAGACAAAAGGGGAAGAGCTTACCTTCCCAGTCCTGCAACACAATGCACTGCAACACAGCAACCTGGCTCTTCACGAAATTTGGTTTTTAGTAGGTTTAGCCAATCGTCAACTATCTGATTAGGGGGTGGTGCTCCATCGTCAAAAGGCCAATCCTGGGAGGAAAAGGTCTTTTACATTAAATTGATATTTTCTCCAGAATTAACATCCTAATGCACAACAGCTGCATACACAGGGCAGGCCTAATTGCACTAACTGTACtacatgtacctttttttttttttttactaaacgtatgtatgtatgtatgtatgtattgctgcattgggtctttgctgctgcgcacaggctctctctagttgcggcaagcaggggctactcttcgttgcggtgcgtgggcttctcgttgctgtggcctctcccgttgcagtgcatgggctctaggctcgcgggcttcagtagttgtggtgcgcgggctcagtagttgtggcgcacgggcttagttgttccacggcatgtgggatcttcccggaccagggctcgaacctgtgtcccctgcattggcaggcagattctcaaccactgtaccaccagggaagccccatgtaccTATACTTAATCACACAATTCTGATCACTTCTGAAAAATGATCCAAGATCAAAATTCAAGTGTGCCAACTTAGCCTTCTCAATGAAGCATACACAACCAGCATCACAAGCATCAAactttttctttggaaatatcTCTTACCAGAGTGATAAGAGGCTAgcattcttcaaatattttatgtgaACAGAGCAGTAATTAGACATAAtagagaaaactaaaattaaaaccaaGACAAAGTAAGAGAGGACACACCACCTGTCAATAAGATTTAGAAGTCCATTTTGGCAAAGTGTACCAACTGGTATCTCATTGGTCtctaagaatataaatatttttgaggattACCCCAAATAGCTCTAAGTTATGATGTCTTTTCTTTAAAGACTCTCTGATAAGTAATTTCCAACAGCAGATCATAATAGAAACATACTACCATCTTTGTgcttacatatgtattttttttaaagtcaagcagcaaatatttttaaagctctgcCTAAATTATACACATCCCATTTTACAAGTACAGTGTGCCACATGATATGATCCTGGGGAAATGAAAACCATTTCCTCAAGTATTCCCTTCTCTCTTTATATTCATTGATTTGGGTTGTTTTTCAATTAAGACCAACCCCATGTGCA
Above is a window of Balaenoptera acutorostrata chromosome 1, mBalAcu1.1, whole genome shotgun sequence DNA encoding:
- the PTP4A2 gene encoding protein tyrosine phosphatase type IVA 2, whose translation is MNRPAPVEISYENMRFLITHNPTNATLNKFTEELKKYGVTTLVRVCDATYDKAPVEKEGIHVLDWPFDDGAPPPNQIVDDWLNLLKTKFREEPGCCVAVHCVAGLGRAPVLVALALIECGMKYEDAVQFIRQKRRGAFNSKQLLYLEKYRPKMRLRFRDTNGHCCVQ